The bacterium genome contains a region encoding:
- the pdxA gene encoding 4-hydroxythreonine-4-phosphate dehydrogenase PdxA: protein MSPARPSPRNARKPGAPRIGLTVGDPAGIGPELVAAVLREGPSASLVIYGDVAAVERCGPLPGKFETRDFCSAPVEPGKPDSAAADGIIDAIRCAAQDCLSGELDAMVTAPISKQVIGDAGFSFPGHTELLAEVAGHEPAVMLLVGGGLRVGLATIHCALRDVPERLSVDGIAEVLGVMHTDLTGRFAIPDPRIAVCGLNPHAGESGRFGDEEFRVIEPAIARARKNGIDASGPWAADSLFHRALQGEFDAVLGMYHDQALGPLKTHAFNRSVNVTLGLPLIRTSVDHGTAFEIAGSGRADPGSMLEALRLAIELSSNARKTEA from the coding sequence GTGAGTCCAGCGCGCCCCTCCCCCCGGAACGCGCGAAAGCCAGGTGCCCCCCGCATCGGTCTGACGGTCGGAGACCCGGCGGGGATCGGTCCGGAATTAGTCGCGGCGGTGCTGCGCGAGGGCCCGTCGGCCTCGCTAGTCATCTATGGAGACGTCGCGGCCGTCGAGCGTTGCGGCCCACTGCCCGGGAAATTCGAGACTCGAGACTTCTGCTCCGCGCCGGTGGAGCCGGGCAAGCCGGATTCCGCTGCGGCCGATGGCATCATCGACGCGATCCGCTGCGCTGCCCAGGACTGTCTCTCGGGTGAACTCGACGCGATGGTGACCGCTCCGATTTCCAAACAAGTGATCGGAGACGCCGGCTTTTCCTTTCCGGGCCATACCGAGCTTCTCGCGGAGGTCGCCGGGCACGAACCAGCCGTGATGCTGCTCGTGGGAGGCGGACTACGCGTAGGTCTGGCGACGATCCACTGCGCCCTGCGCGACGTTCCGGAACGATTGAGCGTGGACGGCATCGCCGAAGTGCTGGGCGTGATGCACACCGACCTGACGGGACGCTTCGCGATCCCGGATCCGCGTATTGCCGTCTGTGGACTCAATCCCCACGCCGGAGAGTCGGGCCGGTTCGGGGACGAAGAGTTCCGGGTGATCGAGCCGGCCATCGCACGCGCGCGCAAGAACGGTATCGACGCGAGCGGCCCCTGGGCGGCTGACAGCCTGTTCCACCGCGCACTTCAGGGCGAGTTCGATGCCGTACTCGGCATGTATCACGACCAGGCGCTGGGTCCGTTGAAGACGCACGCCTTCAATCGCTCGGTCAACGTAACGCTAGGCCTGCCACTGATCCGTACCAGCGTCGACCACGGTACGGCGTTTGAAATCGCGGGAAGCGGCCGAGCCGATCCCGGATCGATGCTAGAAGCGCTACGATTGGCGATCGAATTGAGCTCGAACGCGAGGAAGACCGAAGCATGA